A single window of Quadrisphaera setariae DNA harbors:
- a CDS encoding M4 family metallopeptidase — protein sequence MAATGLPPTCVMPPVLLEHLVLRGTDSQRERALRTLSLDASLRSSRAQSALLRRGRPRAVIAHARAGAQASRTIFDCAGSEDLSTAVVVRAEGAPPTGDAAADEAYDGLGATFDLFHQVYGRDSIDDEGLPLRGFVHFGQSYDNAFWDGRQMVFGDGDGDGEVFARFTVAVDIIGHELAHGVTDDEAQLVYSQQSGALNESVSDVFGSLVKQWALGQTADQADWLIGQGLLVDHPDMALRSMAAPGTAYDTPELGRDAQPAHMDDYVVTTADDGGVHTNSGIPNKAFHLAATAIGGDAWEVAGRVWYDALRDPALPPTASFATFAQTALRAAERLGHRPGSTVHDAVGDAWSQVGVL from the coding sequence ATGGCTGCCACCGGTCTTCCCCCCACGTGCGTGATGCCGCCCGTCCTGCTGGAGCACCTCGTGCTCAGGGGCACCGACTCCCAGCGCGAGCGCGCGCTGCGGACCCTGTCGCTCGACGCGTCGCTGCGCTCGTCGCGGGCGCAGAGCGCGCTGCTGCGGCGGGGGCGGCCCCGCGCAGTCATCGCGCACGCCCGAGCGGGCGCGCAGGCCTCGAGGACGATCTTCGACTGCGCCGGGAGCGAGGACCTCAGCACGGCTGTCGTCGTCCGCGCCGAGGGGGCTCCCCCCACGGGCGACGCCGCGGCTGACGAGGCCTACGACGGCCTGGGAGCCACCTTCGACCTCTTCCACCAGGTGTACGGCCGCGACTCGATCGACGACGAGGGGCTGCCGCTGCGGGGCTTCGTGCACTTCGGCCAGAGCTACGACAACGCCTTCTGGGACGGGCGCCAGATGGTCTTCGGCGACGGCGACGGCGACGGCGAGGTCTTCGCGCGGTTCACCGTCGCCGTCGACATCATCGGCCACGAGCTCGCCCACGGCGTCACCGACGACGAGGCGCAGCTCGTCTACAGCCAGCAGTCCGGCGCCCTCAACGAGTCGGTGAGCGACGTGTTCGGCTCGCTGGTGAAGCAGTGGGCGCTCGGGCAGACGGCGGACCAGGCCGACTGGCTCATCGGCCAGGGCCTGCTCGTCGACCACCCCGACATGGCGCTGCGCTCGATGGCCGCGCCGGGGACGGCCTACGACACCCCCGAGCTGGGCCGGGACGCCCAGCCGGCCCACATGGACGACTACGTCGTCACCACCGCCGACGACGGCGGCGTCCACACCAACTCGGGCATCCCCAACAAGGCGTTCCACCTGGCGGCCACGGCGATCGGCGGTGACGCGTGGGAGGTGGCGGGCAGGGTCTGGTACGACGCCCTGCGCGACCCGGCACTGCCCCCGACGGCCTCGTTCGCGACCTTCGCGCAGACCGCGCTGCGGGCCGCGGAGCGGTTGGGGCACCGCCCCGGGTCGACCGTGCACGACGCCGTCGGAGATGCCTGGTCACAGGTCGGCGTGCTGTAG
- a CDS encoding protealysin inhibitor emfourin produces the protein MRVVVERSGGFAGVVRRGEADASQLDDATSQQLRDLVASAAGPDGASEPGRGPRRDGFCYEVTLEDDDGGAVRGPQRVQLREGSMPAGARQLLDGLLR, from the coding sequence GTGCGGGTGGTCGTGGAGCGCAGCGGGGGCTTCGCCGGCGTGGTCCGGCGGGGCGAGGCCGACGCGTCCCAGCTGGACGACGCCACGAGCCAGCAGCTCCGCGACCTCGTCGCCTCAGCTGCCGGCCCCGACGGCGCCAGCGAGCCCGGGCGGGGTCCGCGCCGGGACGGCTTCTGCTACGAGGTGACCCTCGAGGACGACGACGGCGGCGCCGTTCGCGGCCCGCAGCGCGTGCAGCTGCGCGAGGGGTCCATGCCCGCCGGAGCTCGCCAGCTGCTCGACGGCCTGCTGCGCTGA